The Gemmatimonadota bacterium genomic interval GGCGACGGCGATCGGCGCGTCGCCCTCGAGGTACACCGCCAGCGGCTCGAGGAGATGCTGGAAGGGCCCGTGCGTCGCGGGCTGGAGAAAGATGTCCACCGCGCCTTCGCAGCCGAGCCCGAGCCCCCAGACGGTATCGGCGTCGCTTCCGGTTTCGTAGTGCAGGAGCCGAGGCGTTCCCGCGCGCACGATGGCGAGCGCGTGCTCTCGCACGTCGGCCTCGAGGCACCCGCCGGACACCCCGCCGAGCAGCGTTCCGCCGTCGTCGATGAGGAGCTTCGCTCCCGGCCGGCGGTACGCCGAGCCGCCGATGTCCACGACGGTGGCGAGCGCGGCCTCGCGGCCTTCACGACACAGGGCCGCTACGCGATCGACGATTTCCGCTGTCTCACGCCAGTGCTTCACGGGTACTCCGGAGCGCGTTGGAGTCTGGAAAACGACAGTCGCGCCGCTCCAGACGCCCAATGTGCAGTCCGGTTCACCGGCTCGCAACGTCGGCCGCACGGCGCCAAGGGTCTCGCCGATCCCCTTGGGGCTTGGGCCAACTCGGGGTTCAGAACCTTAACTGCGACCGACCGGTGGTGCTTTAGGGTTAGACAGCGCACGCCCGACACCCAGCCGCCTCCACTCTGCCGCGACTCGCTCTGCCAGAAACACTTTCAGCAGAGACTGGTACGGCACATCCCGCTTGTTGGCGAGGACCTTGAGGTCAGCCAACAAGGGAGCCGGCAGGCGCAGCGAAATCGTCTCGGTCGAAGGCTTGAGGTTCGGGAAGGTGACCACCTGAGCGCGCGACCAATCCGCGTACTCGGTCGAGTCGTGAGTCTCCCAGAACTCCCGTTCCTCGGCTTCGGACCGAAACGCAGGAATCGGCTTCAGCGGGCGCTTGGGCTTGGCCATAGATGCGTCGCTCCTTGGTGCTCATGGGCCGGGCTGAGATGACACGTACTCGGGTCCCTCGGACCGTGAAGACCACGGTGAGGTGCCGCTGGGTGTCCGTCTGCCCCAACGCGATGAACCGTGACTCCTGTTGGGAGTGCTTGACGTCCAGGGCGAGCAGAACAGGTCGATTGAGGAGGGTCTCTTCGGCCTCGACTTGACGGACC includes:
- a CDS encoding BrnA antitoxin family protein, whose protein sequence is MAKPKRPLKPIPAFRSEAEEREFWETHDSTEYADWSRAQVVTFPNLKPSTETISLRLPAPLLADLKVLANKRDVPYQSLLKVFLAERVAAEWRRLGVGRALSNPKAPPVGRS